Proteins encoded in a region of the Candidatus Obscuribacter sp. genome:
- a CDS encoding SgcJ/EcaC family oxidoreductase produces the protein MSLSKAIFKASLVLASLIPLTSQSLPVQAIEQEVQNKGQLHMKLEEYTQAFVRQDAKALANLWTEDGTFTDSNGQRFKGRSEIEQAFKQIFAGQKPTPITLTVDNLRFVAQDVAVEDGHATTPGAQGTTYTVVHVNRGGEWQMLDAVECQDNARETLKDLDWLIGEWQIKELEKVLMTVSVKANSPKNFLELTYRDPSGTLVNKELIGVDPASGNLTSWTFHSSGGVGRSIWHRTDSGWLKQSRSREANGALGRATYVLHPDSPDRFTYSSSERYLSGHSLDNIKNLVGVKTAEAAKQ, from the coding sequence TGGTCCTGGCATCGCTGATACCTTTGACATCACAGAGCCTGCCTGTTCAGGCTATTGAGCAAGAAGTGCAAAACAAAGGGCAGCTCCATATGAAGCTGGAAGAATACACACAAGCCTTTGTCCGACAGGACGCCAAAGCACTTGCCAATCTATGGACCGAAGACGGCACTTTTACAGATAGCAACGGTCAGAGATTTAAGGGTCGCAGTGAAATTGAGCAGGCCTTTAAGCAAATTTTTGCCGGTCAAAAGCCCACACCAATCACTCTCACCGTAGACAATCTGCGCTTTGTCGCCCAGGATGTGGCAGTCGAAGACGGTCATGCCACGACACCTGGCGCCCAGGGTACGACCTACACTGTGGTGCACGTTAACCGTGGCGGTGAATGGCAGATGCTGGACGCTGTAGAGTGTCAGGACAATGCCCGGGAGACTCTCAAAGACCTGGACTGGCTCATTGGCGAATGGCAAATCAAAGAACTAGAAAAAGTGCTAATGACTGTTTCGGTCAAAGCCAATAGCCCCAAAAACTTTTTAGAGTTGACCTATCGCGATCCATCGGGCACTCTGGTCAACAAAGAATTAATTGGTGTAGACCCAGCAAGTGGCAATCTTACTTCCTGGACCTTCCATAGCTCTGGCGGTGTAGGACGGTCCATCTGGCACCGCACAGACAGTGGCTGGTTAAAACAGTCGCGCAGTAGAGAAGCTAATGGTGCTCTTGGGCGTGCGACCTATGTATTGCATCCAGATAGTCCAGATAGATTTACTTACTCGTCCAGCGAACGCTATCTCTCGGGGCACAGTCTCGATAACATCAAAAATCTTGTCGGAGTCAAAACTGCTGAGGCTGCCAAACAATGA